The following proteins are encoded in a genomic region of Streptococcus cristatus AS 1.3089:
- a CDS encoding peptide deformylase — translation MQKAIVKDPFFLQQKSVPATKDDLFLAQDLQDTLLAHRESCVGLAANMIGSQKRVIIFMYGMLPMVMFNPVLIQKSGPYETEEGCLSLTGSRSTIRYQKITVEYLDQNWLKKTITLEDFPAQICQHELDHLEGVLI, via the coding sequence ATGCAAAAAGCAATTGTGAAAGATCCCTTCTTTTTACAGCAAAAATCAGTTCCTGCCACGAAAGATGATCTATTCTTGGCTCAGGATTTGCAGGATACCTTGTTGGCCCATAGAGAGTCTTGTGTCGGCCTTGCTGCGAATATGATTGGTTCCCAAAAGCGGGTGATTATTTTTATGTATGGCATGCTGCCCATGGTCATGTTTAATCCAGTTCTCATTCAGAAGTCTGGCCCTTATGAAACGGAAGAAGGCTGTCTGTCCTTGACAGGCAGTCGGTCAACCATTCGCTATCAGAAAATCACGGTCGAATATCTGGATCAGAACTGGCTGAAGAAGACTATCACTTTAGAGGATTTTCCAGCGCAAATCTGCCAGCATGAATTGGATCATTTGGAAGGAGTTCTCATATAG
- a CDS encoding sucrose-6-phosphate hydrolase: MAWTTEKRYKRYEDWTQEEMQQIKENMAKSPWRASYHVEPQTGLLNDPNGFSYFDGKWVVFYQNFPFGAAHGLKCWVQMESDDLVHFTETGLRVLPDTALDSHGAYSGSAMQFDDKLFLFYTGNVRDENWVRHPYQIGALLDKAGNLEKIDKVLIEQPAEATDHFRDPQIFNYKGQFYAIVGGQNLDKQGYVKLYKAVDNDYTNWEVVGDLDFSNDKTAYMMECPNLVFINNQPVLLYCPQGLSKDMLDYDNIYPNMYKIGQSFDTSKAAMIDPSPIQNLDYGFDCYATQAFNAPDGRALAVSWLGLPDVEYPSDRFDHQGTFSLVKELTLKDGKLYQYPVPAIKDLRVEAQPFAALAESKNSYELELNLAADTEHEIVLFADKDGKGLRINFDLKAGQVTVDRSQAGEPFALDFGSIRSCNINKQATNASIFIDKSIFEIFINKGEKVFSGRVFPREDQTGIAITKGKPTGTYYELDYGRKAN; encoded by the coding sequence TTGGCTTGGACGACTGAAAAACGCTACAAACGTTATGAAGACTGGACTCAGGAAGAGATGCAGCAGATCAAAGAAAACATGGCTAAATCTCCTTGGCGGGCCAGCTATCACGTGGAGCCTCAAACTGGTCTGCTCAACGACCCCAATGGCTTTTCTTACTTTGACGGCAAGTGGGTGGTGTTTTATCAAAACTTTCCTTTCGGAGCAGCTCACGGTCTCAAGTGCTGGGTTCAGATGGAAAGCGATGACTTAGTCCACTTCACCGAAACTGGTCTTCGAGTGCTGCCAGATACTGCTCTGGACAGCCACGGCGCCTACTCTGGCTCTGCCATGCAGTTTGATGACAAGCTCTTTCTCTTCTATACTGGTAATGTCCGTGATGAGAATTGGGTGCGTCACCCTTATCAAATCGGTGCCCTATTAGATAAAGCAGGCAATCTTGAAAAAATTGACAAGGTCTTGATTGAGCAGCCTGCTGAAGCGACCGACCACTTCCGCGATCCACAGATTTTCAACTACAAAGGGCAATTCTATGCCATTGTCGGCGGGCAAAATCTGGATAAGCAAGGCTATGTCAAGCTTTACAAGGCTGTTGATAACGACTATACCAACTGGGAAGTCGTCGGTGATTTAGACTTCTCCAATGACAAGACAGCCTATATGATGGAGTGTCCTAATCTAGTCTTTATCAACAACCAACCAGTTCTGCTTTATTGCCCTCAAGGTTTGTCTAAGGACATGTTGGACTATGACAACATTTATCCAAATATGTATAAAATAGGTCAATCGTTTGACACAAGCAAAGCTGCTATGATTGATCCTAGCCCTATCCAAAATCTGGACTACGGCTTCGACTGCTACGCCACCCAAGCCTTTAACGCACCTGATGGCCGTGCACTGGCTGTCAGCTGGCTAGGCTTGCCTGATGTGGAATACCCTTCTGACCGCTTCGACCATCAGGGGACCTTCTCCCTCGTCAAGGAATTGACCCTAAAAGACGGCAAGCTCTACCAATACCCAGTCCCAGCAATCAAGGACTTGCGAGTAGAGGCTCAGCCTTTCGCTGCTTTGGCAGAAAGCAAGAACAGCTACGAACTAGAGCTGAATCTCGCTGCGGACACTGAGCATGAAATCGTCCTCTTTGCAGACAAGGATGGCAAGGGCCTACGCATCAACTTTGACCTCAAGGCAGGGCAAGTGACGGTTGACCGTAGTCAGGCGGGCGAGCCATTCGCACTGGACTTTGGAAGCATTCGAAGCTGTAACATTAACAAACAAGCTACAAATGCTAGTATATTTATAGATAAATCAATTTTTGAAATTTTCATCAATAAAGGAGAGAAAGTATTTTCCGGTCGTGTCTTCCCGAGAGAAGACCAGACAGGCATTGCCATTACCAAGGGCAAGCCAACCGGTACTTACTATGAATTAGATTATGGTCGCAAAGCTAACTGA
- the scrK gene encoding fructokinase ScrK, with translation MTKLYGSLEAGGTKFICAVGDENFNVVEKTQFPTTTPIETLDKTIEFFSRFDNLAGLAVGSFGPIDIDPNSKTYGYITTTPKPHWANVDIVGALRRALNVPIYFTTDVNSSAYGEVVARNNAGGRIENLVYYTIGTGIGAGAIQRGEFVGGTGHPEMGHYYVAKHPMDEEKGFNGVCPFHKGCLEGLAAGPSLEARTGVRGENIELNSTVWDIQAYYIAQAAIQATVTFRPDVIVFGGGVMAQQHMLDRVREKFTVLLNGYLPVPNVRDYIVTPAVAGNGSATLGNFVLAKDISERYAK, from the coding sequence ATGACAAAATTGTACGGAAGTTTAGAAGCTGGTGGAACGAAATTTATCTGTGCTGTGGGCGATGAAAATTTTAATGTTGTAGAAAAGACACAATTTCCTACGACTACACCGATTGAGACACTGGATAAAACGATTGAGTTCTTCTCTCGTTTTGACAATCTAGCTGGTCTGGCAGTCGGCTCTTTCGGTCCTATTGATATTGATCCTAATTCAAAAACATATGGCTACATCACAACAACTCCAAAACCACATTGGGCAAATGTGGACATTGTGGGAGCGCTTCGTCGTGCTTTGAATGTGCCTATTTACTTTACGACAGATGTCAACAGCTCTGCCTATGGTGAAGTTGTAGCTCGCAATAATGCTGGCGGCCGCATTGAAAATCTAGTTTATTATACGATTGGAACGGGGATTGGCGCTGGTGCTATTCAACGTGGTGAATTTGTCGGGGGGACAGGCCACCCAGAAATGGGTCACTACTATGTAGCTAAGCACCCGATGGATGAGGAAAAAGGCTTTAATGGCGTTTGTCCTTTCCACAAGGGTTGTTTGGAAGGTTTAGCGGCTGGTCCTAGCTTAGAGGCGCGGACAGGTGTACGGGGTGAAAATATTGAGCTCAATAGTACTGTCTGGGATATTCAGGCTTATTATATTGCGCAGGCAGCTATTCAAGCGACAGTGACTTTCCGTCCAGATGTCATTGTCTTTGGTGGTGGTGTGATGGCGCAGCAGCACATGTTGGACCGTGTTCGTGAGAAATTCACTGTCCTACTCAATGGTTACCTGCCAGTGCCAAATGTGCGTGACTACATTGTCACACCGGCTGTCGCAGGAAATGGTTCAGCCACACTAGGAAATTTTGTCCTCGCAAAAGATATTAGCGAACGCTATGCAAAATAA
- a CDS encoding LacI family DNA-binding transcriptional regulator produces the protein MVAKLTDVAKLAGVSPTTVSRVINRKGYLSDKTISKVEAAMRELAYKPNNLARSLQGKSAKLIGLIFPNISNVFYAELIGKLEHELFKQGYKTIICNSEHDSDKEREYLEMLEANQVDGIISGSHNLGIEDYNRVTAPIIAFDRNLSPDIPVVSSDNYGGGVLAAQTLVKAGAQNIIMITGNDNSNSPTGLRHAGFASVLPDAPIINVSSDFSPVRKEMEIKHILTHKKPDAIFASDDLTAILVMKVAQELGIQIPEDLKIIGYDGTYFVENYYPQLATIKQPLKEIAKLLVDLLLQKIDKQEVTTTGYFLPVNLLPGKSV, from the coding sequence ATGGTCGCAAAGCTAACTGATGTAGCAAAACTAGCAGGAGTCAGCCCCACAACTGTTTCCCGCGTCATCAACAGAAAAGGCTACTTGTCTGACAAAACGATTTCTAAAGTTGAAGCAGCCATGCGAGAGTTGGCCTACAAGCCCAACAATCTGGCGCGTAGCCTCCAAGGAAAATCAGCCAAGCTGATCGGACTCATTTTCCCCAATATCAGCAATGTCTTTTATGCAGAATTGATTGGCAAGCTAGAGCACGAGCTCTTTAAACAAGGCTATAAAACCATCATCTGCAATAGCGAGCATGACTCGGACAAGGAGCGTGAATACCTTGAGATGCTGGAAGCCAATCAGGTGGACGGCATCATTTCTGGTAGCCACAATCTAGGAATCGAGGACTACAATCGCGTAACCGCTCCTATCATTGCCTTTGACCGCAATCTTTCGCCAGATATCCCTGTTGTTTCCTCAGACAACTATGGCGGCGGGGTGCTGGCTGCTCAGACCTTGGTCAAGGCTGGCGCTCAAAACATCATTATGATTACTGGTAATGACAATTCCAACTCGCCGACCGGCCTGCGCCATGCTGGCTTCGCCTCTGTTCTACCAGACGCTCCTATTATCAATGTATCTAGCGACTTTTCTCCAGTCCGAAAGGAAATGGAAATCAAGCACATTTTGACCCACAAGAAGCCAGATGCTATCTTCGCATCAGATGATTTGACAGCCATTTTAGTCATGAAGGTCGCTCAGGAGTTAGGCATCCAGATTCCTGAAGATTTAAAAATCATCGGCTACGACGGCACCTACTTTGTGGAGAACTATTATCCTCAACTAGCGACTATTAAACAGCCACTGAAAGAGATTGCCAAACTTCTGGTCGATTTACTGCTACAAAAAATTGACAAGCAAGAAGTCACAACGACTGGCTACTTCCTGCCAGTGAACCTCTTGCCAGGCAAAAGTGTGTAA
- a CDS encoding sucrose-specific PTS transporter subunit IIBC: MTNTEIAKKVIEALGGRENVNSVAHCATRLRVMVKDEGKIDKNTVENLEKVQGAFFNSGQYQIIFGTGTVNKIYDEVVALGLPTSSKDDMKAEAAKQGNWFQRAIRTFGDVFVPILPAIVATGLFMGVRGAIAQDQVLSLFGTTADAFKSTDFYTYTVVLTDTAFAFFPALICWSAFRVFGGNPIIGLVLGLMMVNSALPNAWDVAGQATKFAVDPSKDILDKIANMDVLGSLKFTSEVTATKAHPIYFFGFIPVVGYQNSVLPAFFVGLFGAKFEKWLHKKIPDVLDLLLVPFLTFLVMSILGLFVIGPVFHIVESYVLNGTEFLLSLPFGLAGLIIGAVHQLIVVTGVHHIFNLLESQLVSQTGKDPFNAIITAAMTAQAGATLAVAVKTKSKKLKALAFPAALSAGLGITEPAIFGVNLRFVKPFVIGLGAGAVGGWLASIMGLAGTSFGITIIPGTLLYLNGQLMQYIFMVVLTTGLSFALTYMFGYKDEETAEEKAETEKLVEEETTGNVPAALQDETIVAPIVGQAVALADVNDPVFASGAMGQGIAIKPTEGVVYAPADAEVTIAFATGHAYGLKTANGAEILIHVGIDTVSMNGEGFDQKVSQGSKVKAGDIIGTFDSAKIAAAGLDDTTMIIVTNTPDYASVTPVATGAVAKGDAIIEVKA; the protein is encoded by the coding sequence ATGACTAATACTGAAATTGCAAAAAAGGTCATCGAAGCTCTTGGCGGACGTGAGAATGTCAACAGTGTAGCCCACTGTGCGACTCGCTTGCGCGTGATGGTTAAAGATGAAGGTAAAATCGACAAAAATACTGTCGAGAACCTAGAAAAAGTTCAGGGAGCTTTCTTTAACTCAGGTCAATATCAAATCATTTTTGGTACTGGTACGGTTAATAAGATTTATGACGAGGTTGTAGCACTTGGTTTACCAACTTCATCAAAAGATGACATGAAAGCTGAAGCTGCTAAGCAAGGGAACTGGTTCCAACGTGCCATCCGTACTTTCGGTGACGTATTTGTACCAATTCTTCCAGCTATTGTTGCGACAGGTCTTTTCATGGGAGTTCGCGGAGCAATTGCTCAGGATCAAGTTTTATCTTTATTTGGTACCACAGCGGATGCTTTCAAATCGACTGACTTCTACACTTATACAGTAGTATTAACTGATACAGCCTTCGCTTTCTTCCCAGCTTTGATTTGCTGGTCAGCTTTTAGAGTCTTTGGCGGGAACCCAATCATTGGTTTGGTTCTTGGTCTAATGATGGTTAACTCAGCACTTCCAAATGCTTGGGATGTAGCTGGTCAGGCTACTAAATTTGCTGTTGATCCTTCTAAGGATATTTTAGACAAAATTGCTAATATGGATGTTCTTGGAAGTTTGAAATTCACTAGCGAAGTTACAGCAACAAAAGCTCATCCAATTTACTTCTTTGGTTTTATTCCAGTAGTTGGCTACCAAAACTCTGTGCTTCCTGCCTTCTTTGTAGGTTTGTTTGGTGCGAAATTTGAAAAATGGCTACACAAGAAAATTCCAGATGTCTTGGACCTTCTTCTTGTTCCATTCCTTACTTTCCTTGTAATGTCTATTTTGGGACTCTTTGTGATTGGTCCAGTCTTCCACATTGTTGAGTCATATGTTTTGAATGGTACAGAGTTCCTTCTTAGCCTTCCGTTTGGTCTTGCTGGTTTGATTATCGGTGCAGTTCATCAACTGATTGTCGTAACTGGTGTTCATCACATCTTCAACTTACTGGAATCTCAATTGGTATCTCAAACTGGGAAAGATCCATTTAATGCGATTATCACTGCTGCTATGACAGCTCAAGCTGGTGCGACTTTGGCTGTAGCTGTGAAGACAAAATCTAAAAAACTCAAGGCTCTTGCATTCCCAGCAGCACTTTCTGCAGGATTGGGTATTACTGAGCCAGCTATCTTCGGTGTTAACTTGCGCTTTGTTAAACCGTTTGTAATTGGACTGGGTGCTGGTGCTGTTGGTGGTTGGTTAGCTTCTATTATGGGGCTTGCAGGTACAAGTTTCGGTATCACAATTATTCCAGGTACACTCCTTTACCTGAATGGTCAATTGATGCAATATATCTTTATGGTCGTTCTGACAACTGGTTTGAGTTTTGCTCTGACTTATATGTTCGGATATAAAGACGAAGAAACTGCTGAAGAAAAAGCTGAAACTGAAAAATTAGTCGAAGAAGAAACAACTGGCAATGTTCCAGCAGCTCTTCAAGATGAAACTATTGTTGCTCCTATCGTTGGTCAGGCTGTGGCTTTGGCTGATGTCAATGACCCTGTCTTTGCAAGTGGTGCGATGGGACAAGGGATTGCGATCAAGCCAACTGAAGGTGTTGTTTACGCCCCAGCTGATGCAGAAGTGACGATCGCTTTTGCGACAGGCCATGCCTATGGTTTGAAGACAGCTAATGGTGCTGAAATCCTTATCCACGTTGGTATTGACACAGTGTCTATGAATGGCGAAGGCTTTGATCAAAAAGTTTCTCAAGGCTCTAAAGTAAAGGCTGGTGATATTATTGGAACTTTTGATTCAGCTAAAATCGCAGCAGCTGGTCTGGATGATACAACCATGATCATCGTGACCAATACACCTGACTACGCTTCTGTAACGCCAGTTGCGACAGGTGCAGTAGCCAAAGGCGATGCGATTATTGAAGTGAAAGCTTAA